From a single Mus caroli chromosome X, CAROLI_EIJ_v1.1, whole genome shotgun sequence genomic region:
- the Rpl36a gene encoding LOW QUALITY PROTEIN: 60S ribosomal protein L36a (The sequence of the model RefSeq protein was modified relative to this genomic sequence to represent the inferred CDS: substituted 1 base at 1 genomic stop codon), whose protein sequence is MVAVSHGSEEVHSGTAYKLPLLLXPLSFRAASAPANMVNVPKTRRTFCKKCGKHQPHKVTQYKKGKDSLYAQGKRRYDRKQSGYGGQTKPIFRKKAKTTKKIVLRLECVEPNCRSKRMLAIKRCKHFELGGDKKRKGQVIQF, encoded by the exons ATGGTCGCCGTTTCCCACGGCTCTGAGGAAGTGCACTCAGGCACCGCCTATAAACTTCCGTTGCTGCTCTAGCCTCTCTCTTTCCGAGCTGCTAGCGCTCCTGCGAACATG GTGAACGTGCCTAAAACCCGCCGGACATTCTGCAAGAAATGTGGGAAGCACCAACCCCACAAGGTGACACAGTACAAGAAGGGCAAGGATTCTTTGTATGCCCAGG GAAAGCGGCGTTATGACAGGAAACAGAGTGGCTATGGTGGGCAGACTAAGCCTATTTTCCGCAAAAAG GCTAAAACTACAAAGAAGATTGTGCTGAGACTGGAGTGTGTTGAGCCCAACTGCAGATCTAAGAGGATGCTGGCTATTAAGAGATGCAAGCATTTTGAATTGGGAGGCGACAAGAAGAGAAAG GGCCAAGTGATCCAGTTCTAA
- the Hnrnph2 gene encoding heterogeneous nuclear ribonucleoprotein H2 → MMLSTEGREGFVVKVRGLPWSCSAEEVMRFFSDCKIQNGTSGVRFIYTREGRPSGEAFVELESEDEVKLALKKDRETMGHRYVEVFKSNSVEMDWVLKHTGPNSPDTANDGFVRLRGLPFGCSKEEIVQFFSGLEIVPNGMTLPVDFQGRSTGEAFVQFASQEIAEKALKKHKERIGHRYIEIFKSSRAEVRTHYDPPRKLMTMQRPGPYDRPGAGRGYNSIGRGAGFERMRRGAYGGGYGGYDDYGGYNDGYGFGSDRFGRDLNYCFSGMSDHRYGDGGSSFQSTTGHCVHMRGLPYRATENDIYNFFSPLNPMRVHIEIGPDGRVTGEADVEFATHEDAVAAMAKDKANMQHRYVELFLNSTAGTSGGAYDHSYVELFLNSTAGASGGAYGSQMMGGMGLSNQSSYGGPASQQLSGGYGGGYGGQSSMSGYDQVLQENSSDYQSNLA, encoded by the coding sequence ATGATGCTGAGCACAGAGGGCAGGGAGGGGTTCGTGGTGAAGGTCAGGGGCCTACCCTGGTCCTGCTCAGCCGAGGAAGTGATGCGCTTCTTCTCTGATTGCAAAATCCAAAATGGCACATCAGGTGTTCGTTTCATCTACACCAGAGAAGGCAGACCGAGTGGTGAAGCATTTGTCGAACTTGAATCTGAAGATGAAGTGAAATTGGCtttaaagaaagacagagaaaccatGGGACACAGATATGTTGAAGTATTCAAATCCAACAGTGTTGAAATGGATTGGGTGTTAAAGCATACAGGTCCAAATAGTCCTGATACTGCCAATGATGGTTTTGTACGACTCAGAGGACTCCCATTTGGCTGTAGCAAGGAAGAAATTGTTCAGTTCTTTTCAGGGTTGGAAATTGTGCCAAATGGGATGACACTGCCAGTGGACTTTCAGGGGCGGAGCACAGGGGAAGCTTTTGTGCAGTTTGCTTCACAGGAGATAGCTGAGAAGGCCTTaaagaaacacaaggaaagaatAGGGCATAGGTACATCGAAATCTTCAAGAGTAGCCGAGCTGAAGTCCGAACCCACTATGATCCACCTAGAAAGCTCATGACTATGCAGCGCCCGGGTCCTTATGATAGGCCAGGGGCTGGAAGAGGGTATAATAGCATTGGCAGAGGAGCCGGGTTTGAAAGAATGAGGCGGGGTGCCTATGGTGGAGGGTATGGAGGCTATGATGACTATGGAGGTTATAATGACGGGTATGGTTTTGGGTCTGATAGATTTGGAAGAGACCTAAACTACTGTTTCTCAGGAATGTCTGATCATAGATATGGAGATGGTGGGTCCAGTTTCCAGAGCACCACCGGGCACTGTGTACATATGAGGGGATTACCATACAGAGCCACTGAGAATGATATTTACAATTTTTTCTCACCTCTTAATCCCATGAGAGTGCACATTGAAATAGGACCTGATGGAAGAGTTACTGGTGAGGCAGATGTTGAGTTTGCTACTCATGAAGACGCTGTGGCAGCTATGGCAAAAGATAAAGCAAATATGCAACACAGATATGTGGAGCTCTTCTTGAATTCTACCGCAGGGACAAGTGGAGGAGCTTATGATCATAGCTATGTAGAGCTCTTTTTGAATTCTACAGCAGGGGCAAGTGGTGGTGCTTACGGTAGCCAGATGATGGGAGGGATGGGTTTATCCAACCAGTCTAGTTACGGAGGTCCGGCCAGCCAGCAGCTGAGTGGTGGCTACGGAGGGGGTTATGGTGGTCAGAGCAGCATGAGTGGATATGACCAAGTTCTTCAGGAAAACTCAAGTGACTATCAGTCAAACCTTGCTTAG
- the Gla gene encoding alpha-galactosidase A codes for MAMMLLSGHKRLVCELALCPLALVFWSILGVRALDNGLARTPTMGWLHWERFMCNIDCQEEPDACISEQLFMQMAELMVSDGWRDAGYEYLCIDDCWMAPERDSKGRLQADPQRFPSGIKHLANYVHSKGLKLGIYADVGNKTCAGFPGSFGSYDIDAQTFADWGVDLLKFDGCHCDSVASLENGYKYMALALNRTGRSIVYSCEWPLYLRPFHKPNYTDIQYYCNHWRNFDDVYDSWESIKNILTWTVLYQKEIVEVAGPGSWNDPDMLVIGNFGLSWDQQVTQMALWAIMAAPLLMSNDLRQISSQAKALLQNKDVIAINQDPLGKQGYCFRQENHIEVWERPLSNLAWAVAVRNLQEIGGPCPYTIQISSLGRGLACNPGCIVTQLLPEKVHLGFYEWTLTLKTRINPSGTVLFRLER; via the exons ATGGCCATGATGCTTTTGAGCGGACATAAGCGGCTGGTCTGTGAGCTTGCGCTTTGTCCCCTGGCTTTAGTTTTCTGGAGCATTCTTGGGGTCAGAGCATTGGACAATGGCTTGGCACGGACTCCTACTATGGGTTGGCTGCATTGGGAACGTTTCATGTGCAACATTGACTGCCAAGAAGAGCCTGATGCCTGCATAAG tgaGCAACTGTTCATGCAGATGGCAGAGCTCATGGTCTCTGATGGCTGGAGGGATGCAGGTTATGAATATCTCTGCATAGATGACTGTTGGATGGCTCCCGAGAGGGATTCAAAGGGCAGGCTTCAGGCAGATCCCCAACGCTTTCCTAGTGGAATCAAACACCTCGCAAATTAC gTCCACAGCAAAGGATTGAAGCTAGGGATTTATGCAGATGTTGGGAATAAAACCTGTGCAGGTTTCCCCGGGAGTTTTGGATCCTATGACATTGATGCGCAGACATTTGCTGACTGGGGTGTGGATCTGCTAAAATTTGATGGTTGTCACTGTGACAGTGTGGCATCCTTGGAGAAtg GTTATAAGTACATGGCCTTGGCCTTGAACAGGACAGGCCGAAGCATTGTATACTCCTGTGAGTGGCCACTTTATTTGAGACCCTTTCATAAG CCCAATTATACAGATATCCAATATTACTGCAATCATTGGAGAAATTTTGATGATGTTTATGATTCCTGGGAAAGCATAAAGAATATCTTGACTTGGACAGTGCTTTACCAGAAGGAGATTGTTGAAGTCGCTGGACCAGGCAGCTGGAATGACCCAGACATG TTAGTGATCGGCAACTTTGGCCTCAGTTGGGACCAGCAGGTAACACAGATGGCCCTCTGGGCCATCATGGCCGCTCCCCTACTCATGTCCAATGATCTCCGACAAATCAGCTCCCAAGCCAAAGCTCTGCTTCAGAATAAGGATGTAATTGCCATCAACCAAGACCCCTTGGGCAAGCAGGGGTACTGTTTCAGACAG GAAAACCACATTGAGGTTTGGGAACGGCCACTCTCAAACTTAGCCTGGGCTGTGGCTGTGAGAAACCTGCAGGAGATTGGTGGACCTTGTCCTTATACCATCCAGATTTCTTCCCTGGGTAGAGGACTAGCCTGCAATCCTGGCTGCATCGTCACTCAGCTTCTCCCCGAGAAAGTACACCTAGGCTTCTATGAATGGACTTTAACCTTGAAAACTCGAATAAACCCCTCAGGCACTGTTTTGTTTCGGTTAGAAAGATAA